AACTCGATGTTTCACTGGAAAGATTGTTCACTATCCGTTACCGGCTCGGCCAGTTCGACCCTCCTTCGATGGTGCCCTACACACAAATAGATGAATCCGTTCTCGAAAGCGAAACCCATAAAGCACATTCTTTGAAAATGGCACAGCAATCGATTGTACTGCTGAAAAACCAGAACAATACGCTCCCATTGAAAAGATCAATCAAAAAGATTGCGCTCATCGGCCCCAATGCAGACAATCCCATTGCTGTGCTCGGCAACTACAATGGTATGCCTTCCGAGATCATTACAGTACTCAAAGGACTGCAACGCAAGCTGGGCAACGATGTAGAGATCATCTACGAAAAAGCCGTGAACTTCACTGACGATTCATTGCTCATATTTGAAGACCTCTCTTCCTTTTATAGTACCGATGGCAAGCCCGGTGTAAAAGCAGAATACTGGAATAATGAAAAAATGGAAGGCAGTCCGGATATGACCATCACCGAAAAAGATATCCACCATTACTGGCCTGAAGGGCAAAGTCCCGCCACTGGCATCAATACCATCCACTTCTCTGCCCGCTACACCACTGTTTATACTGCCCGCGAAACAGAAGCATTGCAGTTCGAGGCCAGCGGTGACGATGGTTATCGCATATTCATCAATGATGAATTAAAGCTCGATGCCTGGGAACGCAACCGCTGGGGTGCAAGGAAATTATCACTGGAAACCGAAAAAGGAAAGCAGTACCGCATCCGTGTTGAAATGTATCAGGGCGAAGGCAATGCAGCCATTCAGTTCAAAGCAGGTAAAACAGGAAGAACGAATATTGCAGCCCTCAAAGAAAGGATCAAAGATGCCGATGTGATCCTCTTCGCAGGTGGTATCTCTCCACAACTCGAAGGCGAAGAAATGAAAGTGGATTATCCTGGATTCAATGGCGGCGACCGCACCTCCATAATGCTCCCTGCCATTCAAACGAAATATTTGCAGGAACTGAAATCTACCGGCAAGCCGGTTGTTTTCATCATGATGACCGGCAGTGCAATTGCCATTCCCTGGGAAGATCAAAATATCCCGGGTATCATCAATGCCTGGTATGGCGGTCAGCATGCAGGCACAGCCATTGCCGATGTATTGTTCGGAGATTATAATCCCGCCGGCAGACTGCCAGTCACATTTTATGCAAGCGATAAAGACCTTCCTGATTTCAACAGCTATGAAATGAAAGGCAGGACCTACCGCTACTTCAACGGCAAACCGCTTTATCCTTTCGGCTATGGTCTCAGTTATTCCAATTTCACTTATGATGGATTCGCATTGCCCGCTACCCATGGCAAAGGCAAGGCCCTCACTGTAAAAGTGCGCGTGTCGAATATTGGAAAAATGGACGGCGAAGAAGTGGTGCAGCTCTATGTATCTCATACCGGCAAAACAGAAACTGCGCCATTACGCGCCCTCAAAGGATTCCAGCGAATCGCGCTGAAAGCAGGCGAAAGCCGGATGGTGGAATTCACACTCAGCCCGGATATGCTTTCTGTTGTGAGCAAAGATGGCAAACTGGTACAGCCAGCCGAAAAGATATGGGTCAGCATTGGAGGTGGACAGCCAGCCGTAAAGAACAAGACAACCAGTCTGGTACTCAGCAAATCACTTTCCATTCAATGATTATGAAACTCAATTTCAAAAATATCATCCGGGGTGTTGCTGCTACAGCACTGATCAGTTCGATGCTGCAATGCAGCAGCAACCGGGTCTCTTCTCCATCTTCCGTCAAAGGCCTCAAAGATTATTATCGTGATTACTTCCCCATCGGTGTTGCCGTTTCACCCGTCGCTCTGAAAACAGATGAAGGCCAGCTGGTACTGCGTGAATTCAACAGCCTCACCGCAGAGAATGCCATGAAGATGGGGCCAATCCATCCACGCAAGGACCAGTATTTCTGGGCGCATGCAGACAGTATCGCAGCATTTGCGCGTCAGCACAAACTCAAACTGAGGGGGCATACACTTTGCTGGCATAACCAAACACCGGGCTGGCTGTTCACTGACGCAAACGGACAACCCGTATCCAAAGAAGAATTGCTGCAACGATTGAAAGACCATATTACAACTGTGGTTAATCGTTATAAAGACGTTATCTATGCATGGGATGTAGTGAACGAAGTGATCAGCGACAAAAAGAATGAATATCTCCGGGATTCCCGCTGGTTGCAGATTTGCGGCGAGGATTTTATCGAAGCCGCTTTCCGGTATGCGCATGAAGCAGACCCCAAAGCATTGCTTTTCTACAACGATTACAACGAGATCGATCCGGTAAAAAGAGCAAAGATCATCCGCCTGGTACAAAGCCTCCAACAAAAAGGCGTGCCCATCCATGGTATCGGATTGCAGGCGCACTGGGCAGTGAATGAGCCATCATTTACTCAACTCGACAGCACATTGAATGAATTCTCAGCCACCGGGCTTCAACTGCAGATCACGGAACTGGATATCTCTGTCTACCGGAAAGAACATGATGCCAGGCGAAGACAATCATCCGACGCTGATACCAGCTTCTCAGCAGAGAAGGAAGCCCTGCAAATACAACGCTATAAAGAAGTGTTCCAACTATTCAGGAAATACCGCCGCCAGATCACCGGCATCACATTCTGGAATATCTCCGACCGCTATAGCTGGCTTGATAACTTCCCTGTAAGAGACCGCAAAGACCATCCACTTCTATTTGATACCCGCTTACAACGGAAAAGCGCATACGAAGCAGTGGTCAACTTTTAACCTTATCAATTTTCAGCATATGAAATTTCTGTTCACCGCATTCCTCGCCATGATCCTGGGAATTGCAGCTGCGCAGCCAATGCAATACAGGAATCCCATCCTGAGCGGCTTCTATCCCGATCCCAGCATTTGCAGGGCAGGCGATGATTACTATCTCGTCAATTCCACTTTTGTATATTTTCCCGGTCTGCCCATCTTCCATAGCAAGGACCTGGT
This portion of the Pseudobacter ginsenosidimutans genome encodes:
- a CDS encoding endo-1,4-beta-xylanase, which codes for MKLNFKNIIRGVAATALISSMLQCSSNRVSSPSSVKGLKDYYRDYFPIGVAVSPVALKTDEGQLVLREFNSLTAENAMKMGPIHPRKDQYFWAHADSIAAFARQHKLKLRGHTLCWHNQTPGWLFTDANGQPVSKEELLQRLKDHITTVVNRYKDVIYAWDVVNEVISDKKNEYLRDSRWLQICGEDFIEAAFRYAHEADPKALLFYNDYNEIDPVKRAKIIRLVQSLQQKGVPIHGIGLQAHWAVNEPSFTQLDSTLNEFSATGLQLQITELDISVYRKEHDARRRQSSDADTSFSAEKEALQIQRYKEVFQLFRKYRRQITGITFWNISDRYSWLDNFPVRDRKDHPLLFDTRLQRKSAYEAVVNF
- a CDS encoding glycoside hydrolase family 3 C-terminal domain-containing protein translates to MKKLAAIFLLLSASQIQAQEYKTYPMWDHKLPTTTRVRDLISRLTLEEKVAQMLNAAPAVEKLGIPAYDWWNEVLHGVARTPFKVTVFPQAIGMAATWDTSSLFTMAKYAATEGRAINNIAIKKNRTRERYLGLTYWTPNINIFRDPRWGRGQETYGEDPFLTAMLGSAFVHGLQGDDPRYLQAAACAKHYAVHSGPEPSRHSFNANVSAYDLWDTYLPAFKELITNAKVAGVMCAYNAFRDQPCCASDLLMNDILRNQWQFNGYVTSDCWAIDDFFKYHKTHKDATVSAADAVLHGTDVECGVSVYKTLVDAVKQNIITEKQLDVSLERLFTIRYRLGQFDPPSMVPYTQIDESVLESETHKAHSLKMAQQSIVLLKNQNNTLPLKRSIKKIALIGPNADNPIAVLGNYNGMPSEIITVLKGLQRKLGNDVEIIYEKAVNFTDDSLLIFEDLSSFYSTDGKPGVKAEYWNNEKMEGSPDMTITEKDIHHYWPEGQSPATGINTIHFSARYTTVYTARETEALQFEASGDDGYRIFINDELKLDAWERNRWGARKLSLETEKGKQYRIRVEMYQGEGNAAIQFKAGKTGRTNIAALKERIKDADVILFAGGISPQLEGEEMKVDYPGFNGGDRTSIMLPAIQTKYLQELKSTGKPVVFIMMTGSAIAIPWEDQNIPGIINAWYGGQHAGTAIADVLFGDYNPAGRLPVTFYASDKDLPDFNSYEMKGRTYRYFNGKPLYPFGYGLSYSNFTYDGFALPATHGKGKALTVKVRVSNIGKMDGEEVVQLYVSHTGKTETAPLRALKGFQRIALKAGESRMVEFTLSPDMLSVVSKDGKLVQPAEKIWVSIGGGQPAVKNKTTSLVLSKSLSIQ